A window of Littorina saxatilis isolate snail1 linkage group LG7, US_GU_Lsax_2.0, whole genome shotgun sequence contains these coding sequences:
- the LOC138971884 gene encoding uncharacterized protein — protein sequence MQKLILVLLVVSAVLVADTEGGGWFRRGWNSFKSGVKTVHGKAKNATGKVKNWFKSNVGKRQTELCPCADQLPQPIILSLEETCQEFGVNSQSGLTRATYQAAFDDNDDNKDGTLHEDEIASLKAYIEIYEKCVQRM from the exons ATGCAGAAGTTGATCCTGGTGCTACTGGTGGTGAGCGCAGTGCTGGTGGCGGAcacggagggaggggggtggttcaGACGGGGCTGGAACAGCTTCAAATCTGGCGTCAAGACAGTGCACGGCAAAGCCAAGAACGCAACCGGG AAGGTCAAGAACTGGTTCAAGTCGAATGTgggcaagagacagacagagctgtGTCCGTGCGCTGACCAGTTGCCCCAGCCAATAATCCTGAGTCTGGAGGAAACCTGTCAGGAATTTGGGGTCAACTCGCAGTCTGGACTGACCAGGGCTACCTACCAGGCTGCTTTTGATGACAACGATG acaaCAAAGATGGAACCTTGCATGAAGATGAAATCGCTAGCCTGAAAGCGTACATAG AGATCTACGAAAAGTGTGTGCAGAGAATGTAG